The Erythrolamprus reginae isolate rEryReg1 chromosome 3, rEryReg1.hap1, whole genome shotgun sequence genome contains a region encoding:
- the LOC139163547 gene encoding WAP four-disulfide core domain protein 3-like → MPGKAGRCPAGIAQEPPPSRLYCLNDASCPGNEKCCSLGRMRICTQPPLVNPGYCPTACPTALEPCRLSCLDDAPCGPREKCCLQDCQLRCVRAEPARPGLCPRRRVLTTETPCPNRCEDDRGCPSDQKCCFSGCGLECLRPRTEGPGVCTDPPRPKCQDRCRDDSDCAKGEKCGPTDCGSQCQGPPPGKPGVCPLLLRGSLGPCLEKMLSACMHDFDCKGAQKCCSNGCRMVCREPGKGPLANWGVERP, encoded by the exons ATGCCAGGAAAAGCAGGACGGTGCCCAGCGGGAATTGCCCAGGAGCCCCCACCCTCCAGACTCTACTGCCTCAACGATGCTTCGTGTCCAGGGAATGAGAAATGCTGCAGCCTGGGACGGATGAGGATCTGCACACAGCCTCCTCTGG TCAACCCCGGCTACTGCCCCACTGCCTGCCCCACGGCCCTGGAGCCCTGCCGGCTCTCCTGCCTGGATGATGCCCCCTGTGGTCCCAGGGAGAAATGCTGCCTCCAGGACTGCCAGCTGCGCTGTGTGAGGGCAGAGCCAg CCCGACCCGGCCTGTGCCCGAGGAGGAGGGTGCTGACAACCGAGACCCCCTGCCCAAACCGATGTGAGGACGACAGAGGCTGCCCCTCGGACCAGAAGTGCTGCTTCAGCGGCTGCGGCCTGGAGTGCCTGCGACCCAGAACag AAGGTCCTGGTGTTTGCACAGATCCACCAAGACCCAAATGCCAAGATCGCTGTAGAGATGACTCCGATTGTGCGAAGGGGGAGAAGTGCGGCCCCACGGATTGTGGCTCCCAGTGCCAAGGGCCTCCTCCAG GAAAGCCTGGAGTGTGTCCTTTGCTGTTGCGGGGGTCCCTGGGACCATGCCTGGAGAAGATGCTGAGCGCCTGCATGCACGACTTTGACTGCAAGGGTGCCCAAAAGTGCTGTTCAAACGGCTGCAGGATGGTCTGCAGGGAACCAGGGAAAGGTCCGCTGGCCAACTGGGGGGTAGAGAGACCCTga